Genomic window (Streptomyces sp. RerS4):
CGGTGCCGTCCGCACCGCCCGCCACGCCGTGCGCGGCACGCTCCGTTCCTGGGGCCTCGACGCCGTGGGTGACGTGACCGTCCTGCTGGTCAGTGAGCTGGTCACCAATTCCCTGCGCTACGCCTCCGGCCCCATCGGGGTCCGTCTCGAACGACGCAATCCGGCCGCCCCCGATCATGTCGGCGGCCCGGCCCTGTTGGTGGAGGTATCCGATCCGCTTCCGGATCCGCCCCGCGAACGGGTCGCCAAGCCCGACGACGAGGGTGGGCGGGGGCTGCATCTCGTGGCCGTCTCGGCCCAGCGCTGGGGGACCAGACACGGGAAATCGGGCAAGACGGTGTGGTTCGAGTTGGCTCTTCCTGGTGAGTAACAAGGA
Coding sequences:
- a CDS encoding ATP-binding protein codes for the protein MIGLIDTDGECAEWAFPAEPGAVRTARHAVRGTLRSWGLDAVGDVTVLLVSELVTNSLRYASGPIGVRLERRNPAAPDHVGGPALLVEVSDPLPDPPRERVAKPDDEGGRGLHLVAVSAQRWGTRHGKSGKTVWFELALPGE